The following coding sequences are from one Methanofastidiosum sp. window:
- a CDS encoding DUF4338 domain-containing protein encodes MDVPFLIGDRQFTQSDVELIKITVQRFSRFSREEIAATLCENLPWKSPNGRLKLEACRKLLLEFEHKGVITLPPKNESKVRKVGGERMGTAIQTQCQAGLHDVFPVTVEPVTIKERADWNATMATYHPLGHLRSVGAHQKYWIRVQNTNKREIVGAMLFGAAAKALAAREKWIGWDAEEQKRYRPRIVNNNRFLILPQVHIPNLASHVLALAARRIRADWQVQYGYEPVLLETFIEAEYMGTCYRAANWIEIGKTAGRGRQDAHMKYEATVKTIWMYPLMRNWRQLLVEPFPESKEDQGGWED; translated from the coding sequence ATGGACGTGCCTTTCCTGATTGGTGACCGTCAGTTTACTCAATCTGATGTGGAATTAATCAAAATCACGGTGCAACGTTTTTCCCGTTTCAGCCGGGAGGAAATCGCAGCGACCTTATGTGAGAATTTACCGTGGAAATCACCAAACGGCCGGTTGAAGCTAGAAGCTTGCAGAAAGTTACTACTCGAATTTGAACATAAGGGCGTAATCACCTTGCCTCCGAAAAATGAAAGCAAAGTTCGGAAGGTTGGCGGAGAACGAATGGGAACAGCCATACAAACACAATGCCAGGCTGGGTTACATGATGTTTTCCCCGTAACAGTAGAACCGGTAACCATTAAAGAAAGAGCAGATTGGAATGCCACTATGGCTACCTATCACCCATTAGGGCACCTTCGTTCAGTTGGAGCACATCAAAAATATTGGATTAGAGTACAAAACACAAACAAGAGAGAGATTGTGGGGGCGATGCTGTTTGGGGCAGCCGCCAAAGCCTTGGCTGCCCGGGAAAAATGGATAGGCTGGGATGCTGAGGAGCAGAAGCGATACCGCCCAAGAATCGTCAACAACAATCGGTTTCTCATCCTGCCCCAGGTGCATATTCCGAATTTAGCCAGCCATGTCCTCGCTTTGGCAGCCCGTCGGATTCGGGCAGATTGGCAAGTGCAATATGGATACGAACCGGTACTTCTAGAAACATTTATAGAGGCCGAATACATGGGAACGTGTTATCGGGCGGCTAATTGGATTGAAATAGGTAAAACTGCCGGCAGAGGGCGACAGGATGCCCACATGAAATATGAAGCCACCGTTAAAACAATTTGGATGTATCCGTTGATGCGTAATTGGCGTCAATTACTTGTAGAACCATTCCCAGAGTCCAAAGAAGATCAGGGCGGATGGGAGGATTAG